A portion of the Pseudarthrobacter sp. L1SW genome contains these proteins:
- a CDS encoding amino acid permease — protein MTVPTLTGRAPAGGSGTSSRPTLAAQLLRRKPIAQMVSEAAGNDGGPRLVRSFGVLQLTMISVGATLGTGILVILGESVPLAGPAIWISFAIAGLAALLSAVSYAEMAGMVPVAGSSYSYTYATMGEGMAWICGWCLVLEYAVSVAAVAVGAGQYVNETLAVFGTVLLDAVSQPPGDGGLVNIPAMVIVVLATILLVRGAKESAWINTSIVVVKVGILLFFCAVAFTAFNAGNFEPLLPMGAAGVSAAASRVFFSYIGFDAASTAGEEARNPKRDLPRAIMLSMLIVTTIYVLVAVAAIGARPWGWFDGTEAALVKILEETTGQPWIALVFAVGAVLAIASIVLTVLYGQTRILMSMARDGLIPKIFGRVSRRTGTPVAGTLLVGAAVALTAGLVPLGALADATSIGTLFAFALVNVAVIYLRRTRPELERTFRVPLFPLTPILGAAMCAYLMANLGTDTWVVFALWMLVGVAAYFGYGRRNSRVAALSNEEYRGLSGPQLSPQHTPEPSKAELP, from the coding sequence ATGACTGTGCCTACACTCACCGGCCGCGCACCGGCCGGCGGCAGCGGAACAAGCAGCCGCCCAACGCTGGCCGCGCAGCTGCTGCGCCGCAAACCCATCGCCCAGATGGTCAGCGAGGCAGCCGGGAACGACGGCGGCCCCCGCCTGGTCCGCAGTTTCGGGGTGCTGCAGCTGACCATGATCTCCGTGGGCGCAACCCTCGGCACCGGCATCCTGGTGATCCTGGGCGAATCCGTTCCGCTGGCCGGGCCCGCCATCTGGATTTCATTCGCGATCGCCGGCCTGGCGGCGCTGCTGTCCGCTGTTTCGTACGCGGAGATGGCCGGCATGGTCCCGGTGGCAGGCTCCAGCTACTCCTACACCTACGCCACCATGGGCGAGGGGATGGCGTGGATCTGCGGCTGGTGCCTGGTGCTGGAGTACGCCGTGTCCGTCGCCGCCGTCGCCGTGGGTGCAGGGCAGTACGTGAACGAAACCCTGGCGGTGTTCGGTACTGTCCTCCTGGATGCGGTGTCGCAGCCACCGGGCGACGGCGGCCTGGTCAACATCCCGGCGATGGTCATCGTGGTGCTCGCCACCATCCTCCTGGTCCGCGGGGCGAAGGAAAGCGCCTGGATCAACACCTCCATTGTGGTGGTGAAGGTGGGCATCCTCCTGTTCTTCTGCGCCGTGGCCTTCACAGCGTTCAACGCCGGGAACTTCGAGCCGCTGCTGCCGATGGGCGCCGCCGGCGTCTCAGCCGCAGCCTCCCGGGTGTTCTTCTCCTACATCGGCTTCGATGCCGCCTCCACCGCAGGCGAGGAGGCCCGCAACCCCAAGCGCGACCTGCCCCGCGCCATCATGCTCTCCATGCTGATCGTCACCACCATCTACGTCCTGGTTGCGGTGGCAGCCATCGGCGCACGGCCCTGGGGCTGGTTCGACGGAACCGAGGCCGCCCTGGTGAAGATCCTCGAGGAAACCACAGGCCAGCCATGGATTGCCCTGGTCTTCGCCGTGGGCGCCGTCCTGGCCATTGCCAGCATCGTCCTCACCGTGCTGTACGGGCAGACCCGCATCCTGATGTCGATGGCCCGCGACGGCCTCATCCCGAAAATCTTCGGACGCGTTTCCCGCCGCACCGGCACCCCCGTGGCCGGCACGCTCCTGGTGGGTGCCGCCGTCGCACTCACCGCCGGGCTTGTGCCGCTCGGCGCGCTCGCGGACGCCACCAGTATCGGCACACTGTTCGCCTTCGCCCTGGTGAACGTCGCCGTGATCTACCTCCGCCGCACCCGGCCGGAGCTGGAGCGGACCTTCCGCGTGCCGCTCTTCCCCCTCACGCCCATCCTCGGGGCCGCGATGTGCGCCTACCTGATGGCCAACCTCGGCACGGACACCTGGGTGGTCTTTGCCCTGTGGATGCTGGTGGGCGTTGCCGCCTACTTCGGCTACGGCCGCCGGAACTCGCGGGTGGCGGCCCTCAGCAACGAGGAATACCGTGGACTTTCCGGACCGCAACTTTCACCACAGCACACCCCCGAACCGTCGAAGGCAGAACTTCCATGA
- a CDS encoding ROK family transcriptional regulator: protein MSATTRSTRSKPKNPGSQSALRQLNQQRIIETLMVGPATQAELARQTGLSTATVSNIVKIMLDSGLASAEPTTSSGRRALNVRLNSNGAVAVGIDFGRRHLRVVLASLSYHVIAEESVMLPLGHQAEEGVRAAMALLEKLLRESGVERTAVVGAGVGIPGPIDRRTGTVAQGAILPEWVGINILQYLEETLEIPVFVDNDANLGAWSEVTWGHHSGVSNLLFLKIGSGIGAGLILNGAPYYGNVGITGEIGHATIHEQGLVCRCGNRGCLETIASTTTMIELLSRGEDRPLTPADIVRKALARDSATLRVVDDAGLAVGRALGNVANLINPEVIVVGGPLAGLGDILLDPIRRGLVRHAVPVIGETTTLAMSSLGDRAEALGAAALVFQHAGIRET from the coding sequence ATGTCCGCAACCACGCGCTCAACGAGGAGCAAGCCGAAAAATCCCGGGTCCCAATCGGCCCTGCGGCAGCTCAACCAACAGCGGATCATCGAAACGCTGATGGTCGGCCCCGCCACCCAGGCTGAGCTCGCCCGGCAGACCGGCCTCTCCACCGCGACCGTTTCCAACATCGTCAAGATCATGCTGGACTCCGGACTGGCGTCCGCGGAACCCACCACCAGTTCCGGCCGCCGCGCACTGAACGTCAGGCTCAACAGCAACGGGGCCGTTGCCGTCGGAATCGACTTTGGGCGCCGGCATCTGCGGGTGGTCCTGGCCTCGCTCAGTTACCACGTGATCGCCGAGGAATCCGTGATGCTTCCGCTCGGCCACCAGGCCGAAGAGGGGGTCCGGGCGGCAATGGCCCTGCTGGAGAAACTGCTGCGGGAAAGCGGCGTCGAACGCACCGCCGTGGTGGGCGCCGGCGTCGGTATCCCCGGGCCCATTGACCGGCGCACGGGCACCGTGGCACAAGGGGCCATCCTGCCCGAATGGGTAGGGATCAACATTCTCCAATACCTTGAGGAAACCCTGGAAATCCCCGTATTCGTGGACAATGACGCCAATCTCGGCGCCTGGTCCGAGGTTACCTGGGGACACCACTCGGGGGTCAGCAACCTGCTGTTCCTCAAGATTGGCTCGGGCATCGGTGCGGGCCTCATCCTCAACGGCGCCCCCTATTACGGAAACGTGGGAATCACGGGCGAAATCGGCCACGCCACCATCCATGAACAAGGGTTGGTGTGCCGCTGCGGCAACCGGGGCTGCCTGGAAACCATCGCGTCCACCACAACCATGATCGAACTCCTCAGCCGCGGTGAAGACCGGCCACTGACGCCCGCAGACATCGTGCGCAAGGCCCTGGCGCGGGACTCGGCCACACTCCGGGTGGTCGACGACGCGGGCCTGGCCGTAGGCCGGGCGCTGGGCAACGTGGCCAACCTGATCAACCCGGAAGTCATTGTGGTGGGGGGCCCGCTCGCGGGCCTCGGCGACATCCTCCTGGACCCCATCAGGCGGGGACTTGTCAGGCATGCCGTGCCGGTCATTGGCGAGACAACAACACTGGCCATGTCCTCCCTCGGCGACCGCGCGGAAGCCCTCGGCGCTGCCGCACTCGTGTTCCAACATGCCGGAATCCGCGAAACCTAG
- a CDS encoding PucR family transcriptional regulator produces MRRNAPSAGDRRDQLDAVTLDQFLAALPREVVVVNDAGNGQAPLRWVEPSELEDPTPYLLDGEFVLTAGLPFREGGGNAAARADGYVRRLVAAGVAALGFGLEPYYDTVPNQVVAACRQHGLTLVEVPASIPFAALGLEFSKLLESGNAQVFRQLAETNRHLMRAVLSARPEHELLAALIQRVPVWAVLVGADGRVRARAGAAVGLSQLQPLLKRLVMGSGPRVETETLETPEGTALVFGHPLRSTRDATLGSLVLGTDRPLTPAQNNVVSSVVGLLELLVRQRTSGSLAPSQLATALLLHPESLSGGGRGLDSLQDLLAQSVSGTRQGPVRVVQGVRAQAAAATPDGPVRELLQWRRLFDTKMVELTDYGFAAVTRLKVDEPLLSEVEQLGWRLVVGEPTGLPGLAAAYRRASALRPRVLNAGRSLREEELTWSVTGLLGGDAGALLAARLLAPILELGGERRASQLRILRSWLAAHGSWDATAKDLGLHRNSVRRQINAVAELLGMDLGQAQARAELWIALQYADDAAPDGLAEDGT; encoded by the coding sequence ATGAGACGCAATGCACCATCCGCCGGTGACCGCCGCGACCAGCTGGACGCCGTGACCCTGGATCAGTTCCTGGCCGCCCTGCCGCGGGAGGTGGTGGTGGTGAACGACGCCGGCAACGGGCAGGCGCCGCTGCGGTGGGTGGAACCCAGCGAACTGGAGGACCCCACGCCGTACCTGCTCGACGGCGAATTTGTCCTGACAGCGGGCCTGCCTTTCCGTGAGGGCGGCGGCAACGCCGCGGCAAGGGCGGATGGGTATGTGCGGCGGCTCGTGGCTGCCGGGGTTGCGGCCTTGGGCTTCGGCCTGGAGCCGTATTACGACACCGTACCTAACCAGGTGGTGGCAGCCTGCCGGCAGCACGGGCTCACCTTGGTGGAGGTACCGGCCAGCATTCCTTTCGCCGCCTTGGGCCTTGAGTTTTCCAAGCTCCTCGAATCCGGCAACGCGCAGGTGTTCCGCCAGCTGGCAGAAACCAACCGGCACCTCATGAGGGCGGTCCTTTCCGCCCGGCCGGAGCACGAACTGCTGGCTGCACTGATCCAGCGCGTGCCTGTGTGGGCCGTCCTTGTCGGAGCAGACGGGCGGGTGCGCGCACGGGCGGGGGCCGCCGTCGGCCTTTCCCAGCTCCAGCCGCTGCTCAAGCGGCTCGTCATGGGCAGCGGGCCGCGCGTCGAGACGGAAACGTTGGAAACCCCAGAAGGCACGGCGCTGGTGTTCGGGCACCCGCTCCGGAGCACCAGGGACGCCACCCTCGGCAGCCTGGTCCTGGGAACAGACAGGCCGCTCACCCCGGCGCAGAACAATGTGGTGTCCTCCGTGGTGGGCCTGCTGGAGCTGCTGGTGCGCCAGCGGACCAGCGGCTCGTTGGCGCCCAGCCAGCTGGCCACAGCCCTGCTCCTGCATCCCGAGAGCCTGTCCGGCGGCGGCCGGGGGTTGGACAGCCTTCAGGACCTGCTGGCCCAAAGCGTTTCGGGAACCAGGCAGGGCCCGGTCCGGGTGGTTCAGGGGGTACGGGCCCAGGCCGCCGCCGCCACCCCCGACGGGCCTGTACGGGAGCTGCTCCAATGGCGGAGGCTTTTCGACACCAAAATGGTGGAGCTCACCGATTACGGGTTCGCGGCCGTGACACGGCTGAAGGTGGATGAGCCCCTGCTGTCCGAGGTGGAACAGCTGGGCTGGCGCCTGGTGGTGGGTGAACCCACCGGGTTGCCGGGCCTCGCCGCCGCGTATCGGCGGGCCAGCGCCCTGCGCCCGCGGGTACTGAATGCCGGAAGGAGCCTCAGGGAAGAGGAGCTGACGTGGTCCGTCACCGGCCTGCTGGGCGGCGATGCAGGCGCCCTGCTGGCCGCGCGGCTCCTCGCGCCCATCCTGGAACTCGGCGGCGAACGCCGGGCGTCGCAGCTCCGGATCCTCCGGTCCTGGCTGGCCGCGCACGGAAGCTGGGACGCCACCGCTAAGGACTTGGGACTGCACCGGAACAGCGTGCGACGGCAGATCAATGCCGTGGCGGAGTTGCTGGGCATGGACCTGGGGCAGGCCCAGGCGCGGGCAGAGCTGTGGATCGCACTCCAGTACGCGGATGACGCTGCACCGGACGGCCTTGCGGAGGACGGCACGTAG
- the mmsA gene encoding multiple monosaccharide ABC transporter ATP-binding protein — protein MTSQTTQAEPIILEMRSITKEFPGVKALDNVNLRVKAGEIHAICGENGAGKSTLMKVLSGVYPYGSYDGDIVYQGQVQQFRDIRASEHAGIVIIHQELALIPELSIMENIFLGNEPTKRGVIDWAEARLRSLDLLARVGLRDDPDTPIKEIGVGKQQLVEIAKALNKSVKILILDEPTAALNESDSQHLLDLMLGLKAKGITSIIISHKLNEIEQIADSITIIRDGKSIETLDVKADGVDEDRIIKGMVGRTLESRFPDHTPKIGEVFFEVKDWNVAHPQIQDRMVCKNSSFFVRRGEIVGFAGLMGAGRTELARSVFGRSYGHFVSGHIYMHGKEVALKSVHQAIEAGLGYVTEDRKTLGLNLLDDIKTTTVSANLEKISKRSVVDTNKEFAVAEEYRKSLRTKAPSVQEGVAKLSGGNQQKVVLAKWMFTDPELLILDEPTRGIDVGAKYEIYGIIQQLANQGKGVIVISSELPELLGLSDRIYTIFEGAITGVLNKEEASQENLMKLMTSARKAA, from the coding sequence ATGACGTCCCAGACCACGCAAGCGGAACCGATCATCCTTGAGATGCGGTCCATTACCAAGGAATTCCCGGGCGTTAAAGCGTTGGACAACGTGAACCTGCGGGTAAAGGCCGGGGAAATCCACGCCATCTGCGGCGAAAACGGCGCCGGGAAGTCCACCCTGATGAAAGTGCTCTCGGGCGTCTACCCGTACGGCAGCTACGACGGCGACATCGTCTACCAGGGCCAGGTGCAGCAGTTTCGTGATATCCGGGCCAGCGAACACGCCGGCATCGTGATCATCCACCAGGAACTGGCGCTGATTCCCGAGCTGTCCATCATGGAGAACATCTTCCTGGGCAACGAACCCACCAAGCGCGGCGTCATCGACTGGGCGGAAGCCCGGCTGCGGTCCCTGGACCTGCTGGCCAGGGTTGGCCTGCGGGACGACCCCGACACGCCCATCAAGGAGATCGGCGTCGGCAAGCAGCAGCTGGTGGAAATCGCCAAGGCGCTGAACAAGTCCGTGAAGATCCTCATCCTCGACGAACCCACAGCGGCGCTGAACGAGTCCGATTCCCAGCACCTGCTGGACCTGATGCTGGGCCTGAAAGCCAAGGGCATCACCAGCATCATCATTTCCCACAAGCTGAATGAGATCGAGCAGATCGCCGACTCCATCACCATCATCCGTGACGGCAAGTCCATCGAGACGCTGGACGTGAAGGCTGACGGCGTGGACGAGGACCGCATCATCAAGGGCATGGTGGGGCGCACGCTCGAGTCCCGGTTCCCGGACCACACCCCCAAGATCGGCGAGGTCTTCTTCGAGGTCAAGGACTGGAACGTTGCCCACCCGCAGATCCAGGACCGGATGGTCTGCAAGAACTCAAGCTTCTTTGTCCGCCGCGGCGAGATCGTCGGGTTCGCGGGGCTCATGGGCGCCGGCCGCACCGAACTCGCCCGCTCCGTGTTCGGCCGCTCCTACGGCCACTTCGTCTCCGGACACATCTACATGCATGGCAAAGAGGTGGCCCTCAAGAGCGTCCACCAGGCCATCGAGGCCGGCCTCGGCTATGTCACTGAAGACCGCAAAACCCTTGGCCTGAACCTGCTGGACGACATCAAAACGACCACGGTGTCAGCCAACCTGGAGAAGATCAGCAAGCGCAGCGTGGTGGACACGAACAAGGAGTTTGCGGTCGCCGAGGAGTACCGGAAATCCCTGCGGACAAAAGCCCCGTCGGTCCAGGAAGGGGTGGCCAAGCTGTCGGGTGGAAACCAGCAGAAGGTGGTCCTCGCGAAGTGGATGTTCACGGACCCGGAACTGCTGATCCTCGATGAACCCACCCGCGGCATCGACGTCGGGGCCAAATACGAGATCTACGGCATCATCCAGCAGCTGGCCAACCAAGGGAAAGGCGTGATCGTCATTTCCTCTGAACTTCCTGAACTGCTGGGGCTCTCGGACCGCATCTACACCATCTTCGAGGGCGCCATAACGGGCGTCCTCAATAAAGAGGAAGCAAGCCAGGAGAACCTGATGAAACTGATGACTTCCGCCCGAAAAGCCGCCTAA
- a CDS encoding NAD(P)/FAD-dependent oxidoreductase, whose protein sequence is MTIATELPASDPSSTTATRAAGPTADGAAAGPITMLNPDFPFSYDHYLAHPDGLGSVPPELLGTEVAVIGAGLSGLVTAYELMKLGLRPVVYEADQIGGRLRTASFPAAPGVVADLGGMRFPESGKAFYHYVDLLGLDTEEFPNPLSPATSSTVIELAGKKHYAEKPGDLPPFFREVADAWKAAVNDGAKFVEMQEAIRARDTARIKELWNDLLPLMDEQTFYGFIAASDSFKKAGFAHREAFGQVGFGTGGWDTDFPNSILEILRVVYTDADDQHRLIRGGAQRLPEALWQHAPSGMVHWPEGTSLSSLHAGSPRGAVGKISRDADGNLRIRERWGREATYAAVVATCQSWLLSTRIHTEEALFPAELWTAIERSHYMQSSKTFVMVDRPFWKDIDPDTGNEVLSMTLTDRLNRATYLLDNGPDQPAVILLSYTWNDDALKWLALDADERVELMLHSLEQIYPGVDIASHIVGQPITVSWEADPNFMGAFKANLPGHYRYQQRLFTHFKQDKLPESQRGIFLAGDDVSFTAGWAEGAVTTGLNAVWGVVNHLGGASAPGNPGPGELLDAIGPMPLD, encoded by the coding sequence ATGACCATCGCGACCGAACTGCCGGCCTCAGACCCCTCCAGCACTACCGCCACCCGGGCCGCCGGCCCTACAGCAGATGGCGCCGCGGCCGGCCCCATCACCATGCTGAACCCGGACTTTCCGTTCAGCTACGACCACTACCTTGCCCACCCGGACGGACTGGGGTCTGTCCCGCCGGAACTGCTGGGGACCGAAGTGGCCGTCATCGGGGCCGGACTCTCCGGCCTGGTCACGGCATACGAACTCATGAAACTGGGGCTGCGGCCCGTGGTTTATGAGGCGGACCAGATCGGCGGGCGCCTCCGCACCGCCTCATTCCCCGCGGCGCCCGGAGTGGTGGCGGACCTCGGCGGCATGCGGTTCCCGGAATCCGGCAAGGCGTTCTACCACTATGTGGACCTGCTGGGCCTGGACACCGAGGAGTTCCCCAACCCGCTGTCCCCGGCAACGTCCAGCACCGTGATCGAGCTGGCCGGCAAGAAACACTATGCCGAAAAGCCCGGCGACCTCCCGCCGTTCTTCAGGGAAGTGGCCGATGCATGGAAGGCCGCCGTGAACGACGGCGCCAAGTTTGTGGAGATGCAGGAAGCCATCCGCGCCCGCGACACGGCCCGGATCAAGGAGCTCTGGAACGACCTGCTGCCGCTGATGGACGAGCAGACCTTCTACGGGTTCATCGCCGCCAGCGACTCCTTTAAGAAAGCGGGGTTCGCGCACCGGGAAGCCTTCGGCCAGGTGGGCTTCGGCACCGGCGGCTGGGACACGGACTTCCCGAACTCCATCCTGGAGATCCTCCGCGTGGTCTACACGGACGCGGACGACCAGCACCGCCTCATCCGTGGGGGAGCCCAGCGGCTGCCCGAGGCACTGTGGCAGCACGCGCCGTCGGGCATGGTGCACTGGCCGGAAGGAACGTCACTTTCCTCGCTGCACGCAGGTTCGCCGCGCGGCGCCGTGGGGAAGATCAGCCGCGATGCCGACGGCAACCTCCGGATCCGCGAACGGTGGGGCCGCGAAGCAACGTACGCCGCAGTGGTGGCCACGTGCCAGTCCTGGCTGCTGTCCACGCGCATCCACACGGAGGAGGCGCTGTTCCCGGCCGAGCTGTGGACCGCGATCGAGCGCTCGCACTACATGCAGTCCTCCAAGACCTTCGTCATGGTGGACCGACCGTTCTGGAAGGACATCGACCCGGACACCGGCAACGAGGTCCTCTCGATGACCCTCACGGACCGGCTCAACCGCGCCACGTACCTGCTGGACAACGGCCCCGACCAGCCCGCCGTCATCCTGCTCTCCTACACCTGGAACGATGACGCGCTGAAGTGGCTGGCGCTGGATGCCGACGAGCGCGTGGAACTGATGCTGCATTCGCTCGAGCAGATCTACCCGGGCGTGGACATCGCCAGCCACATCGTGGGCCAGCCCATCACCGTTTCCTGGGAGGCGGATCCCAACTTCATGGGCGCGTTCAAGGCGAACCTGCCCGGGCATTATCGGTACCAGCAGAGGCTGTTCACGCACTTCAAGCAGGACAAGCTGCCCGAATCCCAGCGGGGCATCTTCCTGGCCGGCGACGACGTGTCCTTCACTGCCGGGTGGGCGGAAGGCGCAGTGACCACCGGCCTCAACGCAGTCTGGGGTGTGGTGAACCATTTGGGCGGCGCGTCGGCCCCGGGCAACCCGGGGCCGGGCGAGCTGCTGGACGCGATCGGGCCAATGCCGCTGGATTAG
- a CDS encoding nitrilase-related carbon-nitrogen hydrolase, whose product MLLAVLQANSAVLDNEANCRTIAAAAQAAAARGAAVLVTPELFPVGYAPRRVRAELDPSLLPALQDRLAAIARTNGIGLVYSLPRVTSQGEWQISATLLDAAGNSLLSYGKVHLFGPHERAAFSPARERPAVVDFHGIPTSLVICYDVEFPESVRAAATGGAELLLVPTALAHGFDDVPQVLLRARALESQLTIAYANHSGEEDGCKFLGGSVVAGPDGGLLAEARGEPQLLYAEVDPGAAARERRAVPYLDERRPDVYRSWGL is encoded by the coding sequence GTGCTGCTGGCAGTCCTGCAGGCGAACTCCGCGGTCCTTGATAACGAGGCAAACTGCCGAACCATCGCAGCCGCCGCCCAGGCCGCGGCGGCCCGTGGCGCGGCAGTCCTGGTGACCCCTGAGCTTTTTCCCGTGGGCTATGCTCCCCGCCGGGTGCGTGCGGAACTGGATCCGTCCCTCCTGCCGGCGCTCCAGGACAGGCTGGCCGCGATCGCGCGGACCAACGGCATCGGACTGGTCTACAGCCTGCCGCGGGTCACCAGCCAAGGGGAGTGGCAGATCAGTGCCACGCTTTTGGATGCCGCGGGTAACAGCCTCCTCAGCTACGGCAAGGTGCACTTGTTCGGCCCGCATGAGCGTGCGGCCTTCAGCCCCGCCCGGGAGCGCCCCGCCGTCGTGGACTTCCATGGAATCCCCACGTCGCTGGTGATCTGCTACGACGTCGAATTTCCCGAGTCCGTGAGGGCCGCGGCCACGGGCGGGGCGGAGCTTCTGCTGGTCCCCACCGCGCTGGCGCACGGCTTCGACGACGTCCCGCAGGTCCTGCTGCGTGCGCGGGCGCTCGAGAGCCAGCTCACCATCGCCTACGCCAACCACTCCGGGGAAGAGGACGGGTGCAAATTCCTGGGCGGCAGCGTGGTTGCCGGGCCCGACGGCGGGCTGCTGGCAGAGGCGCGCGGGGAACCGCAGCTCCTCTATGCCGAGGTGGATCCCGGTGCCGCCGCCCGGGAGCGGCGGGCGGTGCCGTACCTGGATGAACGCCGCCCGGACGTCTACCGGTCCTGGGGCCTCTGA
- the mmsB gene encoding multiple monosaccharide ABC transporter permease: MNALKKLFGGDTRQFGMIFALVALIVLFQWLTGGITLTPGNVINLFNGNSYILILAIGMVLVIIAGHIDLSVGSVAAFVGMVVAIAMRDWSLPWYLAILLGLGLGAAIGAWHGWWTAYVGIPAFIVTLAGMLIFRGAQQFVGQSNSIPVPREFQYIGAGYLPEVGPDTGFNNLTLLLGLAAVAFVVISDVRRRRTAKALGAEVPEAWVSILKLVLICGAILYATYLFATGRPGTSFPVPGLILAVMVLIYGFVSSKTVVGRHVYAVGGNRHAAELSGVKSKKINFLVMMNMSIIAGLAGMIFVARSTSAGPSDGTGWELDAIAAVFIGGAAVTGGVGTVIGSIVGGLVMAVLNNGLQLLSVGADWQSMIKGLVLLVAVAIDVYNKSQGRASIIGLMMKNFSRPSSGTGTPLQPDEVTSTRETISREA, encoded by the coding sequence ATGAACGCGCTCAAGAAACTCTTCGGTGGCGACACCCGCCAGTTCGGGATGATCTTTGCCCTAGTGGCTCTGATAGTTCTCTTCCAGTGGCTTACGGGCGGCATCACCCTCACCCCGGGCAACGTCATCAACCTCTTCAACGGCAACTCCTACATCCTGATCCTGGCCATCGGCATGGTGCTCGTCATCATCGCCGGCCACATCGACCTGTCCGTGGGATCGGTGGCGGCGTTCGTAGGCATGGTGGTGGCCATCGCCATGCGCGACTGGAGCCTCCCCTGGTACCTGGCCATCCTGCTGGGACTGGGCCTCGGCGCCGCAATCGGCGCCTGGCACGGCTGGTGGACCGCCTATGTAGGCATCCCGGCGTTCATCGTGACCCTTGCGGGCATGCTGATCTTCCGCGGTGCGCAACAGTTTGTTGGCCAGTCCAACTCGATTCCCGTTCCCCGGGAGTTCCAGTACATCGGCGCCGGCTATCTGCCCGAAGTCGGGCCGGACACGGGGTTCAACAACCTCACGCTGCTCCTGGGCCTTGCCGCTGTCGCGTTCGTGGTTATCAGTGATGTCCGGCGCCGCCGCACCGCCAAAGCACTCGGCGCGGAGGTCCCGGAGGCGTGGGTCAGCATCCTCAAGCTTGTTCTCATCTGCGGCGCCATCCTCTACGCAACGTACCTGTTCGCCACCGGCCGCCCCGGGACCTCCTTCCCGGTTCCAGGCCTCATCCTCGCCGTCATGGTGCTGATCTACGGCTTCGTCTCCTCCAAGACGGTGGTTGGCCGGCACGTCTACGCAGTCGGCGGCAACCGCCACGCGGCGGAACTCTCCGGCGTGAAGTCGAAGAAGATCAATTTCCTGGTCATGATGAACATGTCCATCATCGCCGGGCTGGCCGGCATGATCTTCGTTGCCCGGTCAACCTCTGCGGGCCCCTCGGACGGCACCGGCTGGGAACTTGACGCCATCGCGGCGGTGTTCATCGGCGGCGCGGCAGTGACCGGCGGCGTCGGCACCGTCATCGGCTCGATCGTCGGAGGCCTGGTCATGGCCGTGCTGAACAATGGCCTGCAGCTTCTGAGCGTTGGCGCCGACTGGCAGTCCATGATCAAGGGCCTGGTGCTGCTGGTCGCCGTGGCCATCGATGTGTACAACAAGTCCCAGGGCCGCGCTTCAATCATCGGCTTGATGATGAAGAACTTCAGCCGGCCGTCCAGCGGAACCGGTACGCCGCTGCAGCCGGACGAAGTCACCTCCACCCGAGAAACCATTTCCAGGGAAGCCTGA
- a CDS encoding gamma carbonic anhydrase family protein, with translation MAPLYPFAGNTPAVHESAFVAPTASIIGNATLAQDSSAFYGVSVRADTAAITVGAGSNLQDNVVLHADPGFPCTVGERVSVGHAAVVHGCTVEDDCLIGMGATVLNGAVIGAGSLVAAGAVVLEGTVVPPRSLVAGVPGKVRRELTDEEYDGVRSNAARYVELAMAHRELHS, from the coding sequence ATGGCTCCTCTTTACCCTTTCGCCGGAAACACCCCGGCTGTCCACGAATCCGCCTTCGTCGCTCCGACCGCGTCGATCATCGGCAACGCCACCCTCGCCCAGGATTCCAGCGCCTTCTACGGTGTTTCCGTCCGGGCTGACACGGCCGCCATCACAGTGGGCGCCGGCAGCAACCTGCAGGACAACGTGGTGCTGCACGCGGACCCCGGCTTCCCCTGCACGGTGGGCGAACGCGTGAGCGTGGGGCACGCCGCCGTCGTGCATGGCTGCACTGTGGAGGACGACTGCCTGATCGGGATGGGAGCGACAGTCCTTAACGGCGCGGTGATCGGCGCCGGCTCGCTGGTGGCGGCCGGCGCCGTGGTGCTCGAAGGCACCGTGGTGCCGCCCCGCTCGCTCGTGGCGGGCGTCCCGGGCAAGGTGCGCCGCGAACTCACCGATGAGGAGTACGACGGCGTCCGGTCCAATGCGGCGCGCTATGTCGAGTTGGCCATGGCGCACCGGGAGCTGCACAGCTAA